A segment of the Toxotes jaculatrix isolate fToxJac2 chromosome 2, fToxJac2.pri, whole genome shotgun sequence genome:
TTTctggaaaatgaaatggaaaatatgCAAGAATAACAAAGGCATCTAATCATAGTGGCTTTGCAGTATATTGTTCTTCTTGTGAGcatctcagctctgtgtgtggtcCGATTTGGCTTCAGCATATCTTAAGTCCCACAAACCTCAGAAACAGtgcaaacactgacagtaaTGTTTATTGTatggggaaaataaaaaattaatttagaGATATTTGTTTCATAAAAGATTGGTAGCTGAATGAAACTTTTAGACAAAAACAATTTCAAGTCAACAAGTTCCTTTCTGTGACCCTGGACATATTAAATTTCATTAAGAAATTAAACTGAGCATTAAATTCCAAGCAGTGTGTAAAAGTCTGTCTGAATGCAGCTACAGTTAATAAGCACAGGCAACTGCTTCATAAATACACGTTaatcagagaggaaagaggTTGAAAGGAAAGTTGAACTAAAAGCAGAGAGAATCAGACCCCATTTTCCAACAGGGTTGTGAAGTTAGAGCCAAAATGGAAATTCTGGCATAACCTTAACCAAATATATGACTTTCATTATGTATTCATTCCACATTCTAGAAATGGATTCAGTTCATTACAGTCTCCTTGCAAAGGTGAAAATATTTACAACTGGGAACATTGCCTAGATTATGctcaaacaaataaatgctCACTATCTTGAAAGATGGGTCACTAGTTTACATCACAgacttattttgttttgatttaggACAATATACTGATGTCAGGGGATCGCCTTTTATTGATCTTATCTGGCCAACAGCTGCATAGCACAGAGAGGAGTAGACTAACTAGCATGAAAGACAGATGTCAGACATCTCGTTCTCTGAGTGACAGTTTAATCAGAGTAGACAGATCATTACTGTACCGCAGGCAATCCTCTGCATTAGTCCAGTCTAACCACAGCAATGCTTTGTTCAGCCGCGCAATATAAAACTGGTCTGGGGTCCATCCATTTGGACCGTGAGTGCGTGAATTGGCATAGAACTTGGCAAAATGGCAGTTTCTTGGCATCCTTTCAAGGAACCCCACTGTAGGGTGCATatctctttgtgtgtatgtgtgtgcgtgtgtgatcaCACAATCCTCAGTGAGTCATTGAGAGGTGCAACACCATTTTTCCACAGAATTAAAATAGACCATGTTGTCTGAGTCCAGGGTGGTGGTAATGAGTGCTAAGACTgattgagaaaaataaagatgacaCCATTGTGGAAGAGTCTGATAGACCAGAATGTAAGTCAGAAAGGACAGAGATGGCAGCTGATCTGACTTTAATGAAAAGCAATTCAGTGCTGGCAGATGAATTTATTAGGCGGTAAGGATACGGGGCATGATCGAGGCATTGCAAGCTCTTTCTTTAGCAGCATGTCTttagctctgtctctgttgtctcaGTCTTACTTCATCTCTCCCTGTCTTGCTCATCCTCCTATTTCAAGCTATAACTCAGACACCGGGTGCTGTGTGCCTCTGCCCTTCTCCTTTCTCCAACCAGAATTTTCCATTCCCTCAGTGTCACCACTCTGTCCTCGAGGCAATGAATAGCCCGGCCATGTTTTGGTGACATTTACAATGGTTTCTGTAGCTCACTGTTTACCAGACATTTGCACCTTATTGACAGGAGGGCACAGAGCAAACACgatgaatgaaaaaatgaagCTCAGGTCCAATAAAGGCCACAATGCAGCAACATGCCAGACCAAAGGTCTTAGCATTTCGTTGCCTTTGGCTCTTTTACTATCCATAAAAATAATGCTCAAAATATTCTTCTCACTGATCCCAGAGTTGTAAGAATCAAGTCATTTTTCACTCACCCTCCCTCATGGGAGATCTAAGATCAGCTCCAGGCCAGTCGCCATTAGTGAGACTTCCCGGGGTGAACTCCAAGAACACGAGAAGCCAAAACAAGCCTGCCATGATTGAGATCTGAAAGTAGCAACATGTGAAAGAATGCCTTTTTCCATCCAAGCCTCTTTCTCGTGACCCTGGAACCTTGTCTCTTCCTGGTCTGCCTGTGTGCTTGCTTACTTGTGagcgtgtgattgtgtgtgtctgtgtgtgtgtatgcatgtccTCAGTGTGATCCTGTCCCACTGCTCCATAGTAGGGGGACAGATTTCTGGGAGCAGGCAGACGTGCATGACCTCGACTGGGAATGCAGCATCTGGAGGACGGACACTGTGGTTTAGGCTGCGGAGCTTAACACAGGTCACTCAGGGGCAGTTACTCTGAAGCTAACAAAGATTGGGCTAAAGTATTGGGCTATGCACataatgtatgcacacacatatacacacatacacaaacaacgTGGTTAGGCTTGTGCAAGCACACATTCGGAACTACAAGGCAAAGATTTCCCACAGTGCAAATCCCTTACAACCCAGAGCAgcatttgttgttgatgttgagtgttttttttctgttaatggtttgtttgttgaaaTGGGATGTTATGCAATATCACAGTACTCTGAGACATTCAGATGTGATGCAGTAATGGTAGAGTCTAGCATTGCCATGATGCATCATGATGCATCATTTCTCATtaacacattaaacacagtcaTGAAGCGGTGATGGCCATAAACAGGACACATAAAGACCTTGCTGATGGCTAAAACAGTGTAAGGTCTTCAGCCTTACGGCCACCAGAGCAGGTCATGAGTTTTAAGCCCTCAAAAAGTTTGTGGTCAGTGTTGCCCCCAAAGAGGAGGCCCTTGGCTTTGGGGGATTTGGTATAGAGGACTGAGGGTttggctgtggctgcaggcaatgGAGAGGCAGCTGTTTACTTGGAGAGAAACTCTGctcttccatccctccctccctcccctcatctTTATCCCTCTGCTGTATGACACTCCCACTCTAATGACGGGTCCTGTTAAAACCACTGTGATATTATAGCACTCTTTagtccacacaaacactcgcaGGCGCGCACACACCCAAGGTCAATTAAATAGATGACTTTCATGTGAGGGCTAGGGTTGCATGGCCGTGAGGTGACTGTAGTATCCGGTTACACCGAACTGATATGCTTTTCATGCTCTGCCTAGATTTGTTGTTGGTCATGGAGTCTAATTTTCTGGGAATTCACCAGATTTTTCCTCTCTAGTGAGCTATTTGATGAAATCTACCTGCAATAACATGAGCATCTGATAAACATAATTTGCTTgtctgtgcgtatgtgtgtgtgtgactcagagTTCAGATGTAGGCCAGACTGGGAAAAAGGCACCCAACTGCATTATGAATGAGGCTCAGGTCTTGTAGGGCCAGCGTTAGGTTTCGTAGCTCGTTAATCCTTAAGAATGGGCATTGGGGGGCACTGGTGGCAGATGGAGTCATCCTGCCTAAGTAAACCTTACccctgatcacacacacacacacacacacacacacacacacacacacacacacacacacacacacacacacacacacacacacacacacacacacacacacacacacacagaatgaaacAAGCCTGCCTACAAGCTGCCATACCCACACTTAGTCAATATCCTGGTCTTGTGGTAAACCTCCTGGTGTAATTGCTTGAACAGTATGTTGATGACTGGTAACTCAAAATAATGCAAGCCTCTGTAATCTGTTTACCTTTGTTTTGATTGCACTGCTTTCATtagacatttaaaataaacaaagcataTGCATCACCGCATAATgttccacagacacacaggagtgatTATGGCAATAacactgttgttttgctttcaaCTTTACATCTTATATAACAACAAAAAGCTTACTCGTTGTTTGGTTCTAACCCTATGGGATCACTTACACTTTGTGTAAAATATGGAACATTTGCTTACATAGGCACTCCTTAacaatctgattttttttttttatatttatttccaaGAAGTTATTGCCGACTACAGAAAATTTCACACTTACAGAATCAGGATGAACATTGACTCTTGTAGCAAACACTGGAAGTTCCTTAGCTTTTAGTTTGAATTTGTCTATATTATATCCCATGGCTTTATCAACAAAACTTCTCCCCAAAGACCGCATACTATACATAGCTTTGATTTCCTGATGTGGATTAAGGCAATGCAGAGACACCGGGCTATAGGGTAAACCATCTGGACTGAGTTATCTCCCTTTTCTGACCTCTCCAAGTGAATAATGCCGTCTTCTGTTTGGCTATGAGGCCAGCTAGCAGGGACGAAGATCAGTTAACTGCTTTTAATTAGACTCACATATCCCTACTTTATTAAGAATATAGTAACTGACAGTGGGATTCTCGGGGCAAGAAAAATGAAGCAATTTGTCTACTCTAGAATTAATTTTCAGGCTTTTTATTTTGGTAAGTAAATATGACAAAAAGAAACTTTGTTGTTCTGTGTGATTACTGATTATGGGTTGCTGAGACAAACAGCGCATTACTGTGGCTATGGCTTTGTGGCCCCAAGGGGTTAGCCTCAAGCTGAACTTGTTCTCAGGGGGATGAGTGTAGGAGACATTCACTGTGATATGAGATGAAACAGCAACTGGATGTGATGGTTCTGTATGGCAGACCTCCAGGCTGTCATGGATCATGAAATCCCTCATTACTATTTGGCCAAACACCTCTGTTCCTTCCCACTTGATTTTAACTCAAACCACATGGACACAGTGGATTTTGGGTTTGTTTCTCAGCATTGTAATcgtgtgcatgtgtaagtgCTGAGTGTGGGCAAACTTCAACAACAATACTGGATAGAACTACTTTGGCTTCTCTATCATCCTGCCTTGCTGCACTTGCAGGTACAATCTGAAATCAACTTCAGCATCTGTACTGTGGCAAAACAGACACGTtatgagtcaaaaaaaaaaaaaaaaactcttcaaaGAGCAGTTACCCTCACACAGCACTTTGATCCTGACCTGCTTTATGGACTCCTCAATGCCATATACAGTCAGAGTAAGAAATactcccctttttttctttttaactaaACATCTGTTTGACAAACTCTCTGTGCagccagcagctctgcagctggaAACTTCCAATATGGAAAGAGAGGGAATTTTGATCTTGGAAAGCAATGGAATGGAAAGCACTCTAGATGGCATTTTCATCAGAGATGATGCAATAGAGTGTCCAGAGCAACTCTCTGTTAGTTATGCAATACACAAGTTATCATATTGTCACATAAGAATCACAAGGTGgaacaaaaacctaaaaaagATACCCATAGGGTGGACATATGACAGAATCCACCCTATGGACTCTGTCatgtgacaaaatgacaaagtaTGTGAAGATCCTTAAAAGGAAATTGAGCAGTTAAGgtcaatatttattttctccccAGAAGTACTCCATGGTATCCCTTTAATACCATAATCCAGAGGGGCTTTTCCATTGCCTGCCTTTGGCGCTACATCCTGTGGAGTTTGAAAAAGGGGCCTGCTGGTCCCTGCTGATGGGGGGAGTTCTCAGTACCCCACCCAAATTTAGGGGGTCTTTTTTCAGCCAACACCCATTGCCTTGTGAATACCAAAGGCATTGCGTATGGGAGTGGCTGATCAAAAACATGTGTTTGGAAATGTATGTATAAACATGTTCtatgatgaaaagagaaaaaatagcCATCATACATTTGAAACACATGCAAcagtaagaaattaaaactacagacaaagtgagagagagagagagagagagagagagagagagagagagagagagagagagagggaaaagtgagcagagagtgagaggagagctCACTTAATGATATTTTCTTTGGACCACATGTATTGCCCTGTGACAAAGCAAATGTCATTTTGCTTTAACCCCAGCCAAAAACAACAGGTGTGTGGGAAAGAGTGGAAACATGCACGGGCTGAGGTATCTGTTTCCTATTTCTCTCTTCGGAAGATATTCAATGAGATGAGACCATATCAGTGAAAGACCGGCTTGAAAACTTCAGAAAGCCTGGAAACATATTAAACACGAGCCCATCCTTTAACACACATGGGGGCATAGGTTTTCCTCCACAACTTCATGTGTAACTTAAATTAAAAAGAGCTCTTTCGACCAATTATGGCCTATACAGTaggaaataaaaagcatttCCGTCTGCAAGCACTTTGAGTTGGTTTGTCTGATCTACAGAGCAGACTGTGCCTTCCATATTCAGTTGGGAGTGGTTAGCAATGTGGTTTGACACAGCACAGTTTTTTTCAGGGGGGGGGCTTTACTTCACCACAGAGTTTAAAGGCAATGAAGTCAATAGTAAAACACTTTATTGTTTGAGTTACGAACTTTTTGCACTATAAAATCAGTTCTTTGATTCTTCTCCACTCtgcattgtgtttattttgttcttttctttgtttctctctttatttttgtaGATGAAACGCGGCCTCTTTCGCAGTTAAATGGGCCTCTGCTGGCCCCGACTCCCCTTCCCACTCTTACCACCCCACCAGCCCCACCTATGGACTCCCCCGTGCCCTCAGTGTGCCCCATCCTGCCTACTCCCACTCCTCCCTTGattcccccttcctcctcctccccaggcTGTGGCAGTGGTAATGGCAGCACTAACTCAGAGCAGCCCGGATCTGGACCCCCGGTTTCAGGAGCCGCCGGGACCTCGGCCTCCAGCAGCCCGTCCAacccagagacagaggaagacaaggCCAAGAAGCTGCTGTACTGCTCACTGTGCAAGGTGGCAGTCAATTCCTTGTCACAGCTGGAGGCCCACAACAAAGGTGGGCAAATCTTTGAGCTCTGATACACTGAAATTGCTGTAGTGCATGTACTTTTGAGAAATTAGCTGGCAATCAATCCACGCAGGATTAACTGTTAACATCTTTCTCCTTGGATTTTGTATTGAATTTCCGGAGTTGGAACTTTGTCCCTCGTTTAGATTCTTCTCTGTTTACTTAAACCACACAGCTGTTCTTGTTGctggaaacaaaacatttcacatcctgtgtgtgtcagagaaattTTGCAAGACCCATGCACCAACGTCCAAATATGTTGTAATGACTTTCtaaaattgaaattaaaaatagtctacaagtgtaaaaaaaaagtggcaatGGTTGCTAATGCAATATATTTCTAGGTAATTAGTGGACTCAGAGAAAATCAAACAACGGCTAATTTAAGAGAAGAAATTCATTGGAAATCCCATTTAGTTCACAACTCTGAAAGTCTGACATCCCTGCTTTTAATTCTTTttccatgaaaataaaaaaaaatcataaaatataaaGAATTTATTTACAAAGACTATCACACATTGTGAGTGAAGCTATAGTAACATTAACTACTTATATAGTAGCAGTTACTCTTACAATCTCTCTTAAGATAAAAACTTCTACCCCTTAATCTTAATTAGCTTGTTTACTCTCTGGGCTCctcacagctgcacaaacaTGAAGTACATGATCCACACGAACCTGACTGTGCTGTAAGTGCACCTGTCTGAGGTCATGAATTTGATTAAAGAAATGTCCTTAGTAAGTGTTTCAGGCTGAGTGCGACCCAGCACAGGGTACTGAGAAGAACACTGATCAGCAGATAACTGATCTGTTTGACACTGACAGCCACGACCTCTGTAACAGAGCCCTGCTCTCCTGGTTTCAGGAGCTCTGTCAAGGTGCCTCACCTGTGAGTGCCTGCTCTCTCATACAGTGCACTGCTAACACACCCACGCGCCGCTACAATTTCTTTATTCACACAAGATATACTTGCTTAAAAGAAAACTCTCCCCCACTCAAAGATTCATGATTTATCTCGCCATTTGCAGCACGCAGCATAAAAAGTGTTCCACACTGCCTGAAGCCTTTTACTTGAAAAAGTTGCAGAGGAGGATGGTAACCACTGCATAGGGGATttaggaggaaaataaaagaaaaatcggCTATTATGTGGGTGAGCTCACCACAATACCAACTTCAACATCTTTCAACAGCTTTCACACATGACAACACTTTCTCAGGGCTCCAAATACCCTTGAGGTGTCCTGCTGCCTGCTTTAATCCTTTATGCCCTACCAATTTAGCACTGCCTGTGACCCTGTTTCCCTCTGAGGACAGTTTCTATCTGCTGGATCTCTAAACTTTCTTTGGGGAAATACACtctactacacacacatatgtactgtacaaaaagaaaaactaaagagacacaacacacaacaaaagactGAATCCTTATCAGTGCAACTCTATCCCACTTGCCGTGAGTGATGTTAGACCCAGCCAGCTCAGCCAGACACCAAAGCAGCCAACAAATACCTCTTAATGTTGAATAAAGCATTAATCAATAAATGTGCGATTATTGCAACCATCATGGTCAGATTACCTTGTAGAAGGCTTTTGGAATTCATGCTTTATCATGCTCTGATTAAGTCTTTATCGTTCTAACAACTATGTAACAATAAATTGGCATTACATCTGCCCACCAGCACATTTGCTATGTTCATGCACATGAAAGTAAAACAAGAGATCACCCACAATATGTTACAGCTTCTAAACATGATCCCGGGTCATAGCCTGTTGTCTCCTAACATGCTCCAAAGTTCAACCCCTGGATGAGCAAGAGCTGAAACAGTTGAGACTCTATGAAGGAAATGATCTGGAAGCAATCACCCTCACTCATTCTCAAAGTCAAAACAGTGCATGTTAGCagggtttaaaaataaaagcatatgtCATGCAGACACCAAGACATGAACAGCGTGCGTGGCACAGaatgaacaacagaaaaaaagaccaaaaaaaagaagagagaaagaatgatgtatgtaatgttattttaatatttacgCAACAGTTTCCCGTCAACCAAttgcctgtttttgtgttttcaaatgcGGCTTGTCTCCTTGTGTGTTGGTTTACACTATGAGTCAACcttacaaagacaaaaaatcCACTGAGCCATCCATTGTCAGACCAAAATAGaacaaaggcaaaaacagaCACCCCAAGAGCACATTTCTGGCCATGAGCGAAATCCGTCATTCCAGCCCCTTCCTCCCCAGTGGAGCCCACAGCCTCCGTATTCTCCACCATCCACCCAACCCTaacgctttctctctcttctgtaaCCTTAACTCTTTTCAAAGGGATTTTAGAGAGTGACTCAAATTTAGAGCCAATGACAGTGGGATGCTTTACTTTGTGAGCTGAGAGGCATAGCAGTAAGGGGGGGCCACAGGGTCCATGGGGCGGGTGCATGACTAAAATATTTCGGCCAAGAACAAAACATGCGATTATTTAATGAGAAACTATTCTGGCACATTCTCTGGTGTGCTGCTTTGCAGACCACTTGAAACGGAAAGTAACATGCGAGAGCACTCTATGTGATCTCTTTTTGCAAATTCAGCCGTTGGGATTTGTTCAAATTAAGATTATACAGGAAATGCCATACATAGAAGTACTACCCATAAAAGCAGGAAGTTTAGAAACTCTTGTGAattctttttaacatttatttccaacatctgacagaatttttttctgaattgctcaatatttaagtttttattctTGCTGGAATCATGATTAGATTAATAGCAGGGCGTAGAGAGACTCAGACCATTAAGAGGCCTGAGTTCACATGTAATTGTGTTATTTCTTGTTATTGCTTTAAGTCCAAGAACCACATTtgctatgtttttatttaactgttttgTGTCTAGTGTTACACACCCATAACAAAACAGGTCAGTATTTTGATTTTCCAGCACTATTAATAGTAGACAGAAACAATGGCCGTTCCACTAAAAAAAATAGACCATATCAAGTTTTATACAGCATGGATTTCATTCAGAATTAGATTTTAGATATCGTTATTTATTCCCACTTTTACAAAACCCTGAGCTTCAGCTGTTTATAGCTTGTTAAAATACTGTTATTTCATCACATAAATATTTAGTGAAACAGTATAAAGCACAGGTGCAATGATCGTACAGCACAGCAAATGCTTGGATTGCAAAATCCATCCCAAGACCAGACAAACCTGGTTCTCATAATAACCTGCCCTTAAATTTCCAAACTTTGACATTTATGGGCAAAATTATTGATTTTGAAAGTGAAGGTTCAGTGGTCCGGTGCTGTCATTGGTATTGGCACATGTGGTAGATATAATTCACTACAGTGCATACTGTATGACCTTATCTCAACCTCTGCACTGGATCAAACATAATCAATCCgttattttaatattaacagAGAGGGCTTTGAGTTCATCTTCCATATCACCAACAGCTACACagctgtctgactgcagcccTCTAGTGGTGAAAAGTCATCACTACAACTTTATTTTGAGACGTTCTGTAGGTATGTTGCTCACATGTGATCATTTACTGGAGAATCATACATGTTCTTTTCCTTCATTCCCTGATatttgtcactgtcactgtttcttCATTAGGGCTTTGAGCCACAGAGAAACGCTGCCCAAATGCATTTTACTTCAGACAAGTGGAAGCAGCATGACTCATATGTTATAAATAGTGATACCTCTCCACTGTGCTACTTCATTTTATTCTATTAGCTTCTAAATGTGTAATTTCATCTTGGTTAATGACAGTATGGtgtctttgcttgtgtgtgtgtctgcctgcaggTACCAAACACAAAACTATCCTGGAGGCACGGAGTGGGCTGGGCCCCATTAAGGCGTATCCTCGCTTAGGCCCCAAACCCAGTGGAGAGCAGGGAGGGGGGCCAGTGGACCCCAACACTCAGGAACGAACCTTCCACTGTGAGATCTGCAATGTGCGGGTCAACTCTGAACTGCAACTCAAACAGGTAGGAGGAAGAAGCATTTCCACATGGCTGGATTTTACATCTATTTTTAATGGTCTAATATGGGAAATATTTTCACTTAGGGAAAGTGGGACTAGCTTGTGTTCCTGTGTTCTTTCCTTTCAGCACATATCAAGTCGAAGACACCGGGATGGCATGGCGGGCAAGCCTAACCCTCTCCTCAGCCGACACAAGAAGCACAGGGGAGCTGATCTGACGGTAACCTTTCAAGTTTCTGACTCCTCTTGTGACATTTAGTCAGCAAACCTGAGATCCACAGAGCAAATAGACAATGATAACCAAGAACATGAAGTCTACAAGGCCTTGGAGTGGTTTGAGCATGTTGCCCTGATCCCTTCAAAAGCCTGCCAGTTGTTCTAGTTTTGGCTGTGTCCACCTCCTGAAAATACAATTCAGCTGAACTGAAATCTCTGCATTATCACATATCAAAAGAGTCTCAAAAGGAAGGCTTGTATCTGTTTCCCCTACATGTGTTGACCTTCtggaaataataattttatcgctctctctcctgtctccaccTTCTGTTCTTAGCCTTCTTTGACCTTCTCCAAGGATCTCACCAAAGCTTTGGGTGCAGGGCTCTTGCCCAACCCCTTGGCTGTTGCCGCAGCAATGGCCGCTGCAGCTTCCTCGAACCCGTTGGCCCTCCGTGCAGCAGCTCCTGGACCTCACCCACACCATCACCTATTGCAAGGGCCGCCTCTCAGTCATGCCATCCTAAGACCCGCCCCAGGGCCCATTCGCACCACCCATGGGCCAATCCTCTTCTCCCCTTACTGACACATCATCCCATGACTTCTGCCAGTCAGGAACAGCCACTCCAAAAGCACACTGTGAagattcaaactaaatcaacaaacagcaattgataaggggaaaaaaatccaatcatTTAAGAACTGAACTGAGAGTAAAGCAAGGGAAAGGAGCAGCAGAAAGGAGTAGAAgtatttgtctctctttcttccctttaCCTGAAACTCTCCCTCCATTTCAAAGACTTCTGAGTGATCCTTCAGATGGAATGAGCAGAGGAGAGATATTCATTATGCATTGAACTCCCTTGTACATCTCTCACCTCCCCTGGTCCCTCTCCCTTGCACTATGGCCCTGTCATGGCCACCTCGATAGCTACAGAAGAAGCAAATTGCAGACCTTTCTAGAAACATTAAACCACACGTAGTGTTACA
Coding sequences within it:
- the znf385a gene encoding zinc finger protein 385A encodes the protein MSEEGATHTLSLTHAETHTHTLAGSTHTGGPMQLQASTDPEEKKMDPVQKAVINHTFGVPLVKTKRPVISCNVCQIRFNSESQAEAHYKGNRHARRVKGIETSKSRPQEGDKPHTVPPTTSPSPPGAPGTVSDSEPSKADETRPLSQLNGPLLAPTPLPTLTTPPAPPMDSPVPSVCPILPTPTPPLIPPSSSSPGCGSGNGSTNSEQPGSGPPVSGAAGTSASSSPSNPETEEDKAKKLLYCSLCKVAVNSLSQLEAHNKGTKHKTILEARSGLGPIKAYPRLGPKPSGEQGGGPVDPNTQERTFHCEICNVRVNSELQLKQHISSRRHRDGMAGKPNPLLSRHKKHRGADLTPSLTFSKDLTKALGAGLLPNPLAVAAAMAAAASSNPLALRAAAPGPHPHHHLLQGPPLSHAILRPAPGPIRTTHGPILFSPY